tatatatatatatatatatatataataggtcagatttattttcatttgagttttgacataaCTTTAGGGTTGTGATTTGGACGAAGAAACAAAGATTTAGAACCAGGATTACGGAAACTCTTTGGCACCGGGTCAATTATTGCTTTGCTTATTAATGATACATATGAGGTCAGATGCAAGGTAGTAAATAAACAACTAAATACGAAAAACATAATGGTGGTGACTTCTGCCCTTAAACAGAAAAGGGTACCAGATGACTTGCATTAAGGTCTCTCAAATTACATGCAATTGGCTAGGAATCGAGATTCAGGAatgaatataatatgtattgcaTAATGGTTATGCTAAATCAAGCGTTtatgtttcatcttatctcaataggATGATATTGATGTGTGAAAGATCCTTTAGACGTAACCTTTTCTCATTGGATAATGGATCGGTCTTTGATTGAATTGCCCGTATATCATGGAGAATGTAATGAGCTTTTCACTTGACACCTAAAAAAGGCAAATGTGGAGTGGCTTTAGTTGGTAAAGAATCTGATACTATAACATACAGTTCGTCGTCATTCACTAGAGGCCAATGAAATGGTGATAAATTGTTAACAGGAAAGCTTGTTATGGACAAGGAGGTGAGCCATCTATGTAGAGATGAATGGTCATGCTGTCTGCAGTTGGTTCCCAATGGATTTGTCAGGGGAGACTTTGTATGACTTAAAGTTTCTAGCTTAATATCAGATGGTTGATTGCATCTTGTTGGATTGGGTTGTGTACTCTGGACTCTGGTTGATTACGTCTTGTTTGATTGGTTTTTGTACTTCGGATTTATTTACCACCTCAAAGTGTCACCGGGTAATTATGCTGCTGTGGTATTGCTTTAAATCTAGGTTACATGGTTTACTATCCTCTCACTGATTggaaatatatatctatttgcTGTATTATATTTAAAGGATCTATATATGGCTTTGACAAGTATGGTGAATTAGAATGCCTTGAAGCAGGTTCTAAGAAATCTACCTTTCTTAtatcctttaaaatacttttatgaTTGTTTCTTTATTTAGGTTGAGTAGTTCTTTGCTATATGCTAATCTTTGTTTCTTCTGGGgttgtttctttatttatgTTGGATTTTTCCTATTAATGATTCAGTTTCATGGCTAGAGTTCAAGGTATGTAAGACCTATGCAGCTGAGTTGGGTTGTGATTCTGTTTGGTGGTGTGCagttattttctcaaaatattcaataatGCAGATGGGTAGTTTTTCACCAATGGTTCTTAGGTTCTCGTGAAATTTATCTTTAGCGTTTTTCCTGCTTATGCCCTTGAACAAACATTTTGTCATTTGAGTGGAAGTTGGATGATAATGAAAAGTTAACTTTAGTAGTCATGGCCATGAATTCTGTATGAGCAACTTTATTGTGAATAAAGATGATCAGGATAATGATCTGTACTTAGTAATGGAATTatcttgtctctctctcttagtaTTGGTTCCAGGGCACTGCCATTTACAAAAGAAGTAATAGAGTTACTGCATGTTTGGGtacaagtattttttaaaaagtattcaACTTCAATGCAAACATCTTTAAATcctaatagattttttatacttcttctgtacttgggctatgcctacttttgtattaataaaacttcttttacttataaaagaaaatcttaaaatatttttctattttctgcgaaaaaaatttcatccaatCATTTCCCCAGGTTtccatgaaaaattaaaaatgtaaaaaccaaaacaactcTAATCGAACCcataaaagaaaaccctagaaaaattatattcaaacaacttttcaaatctacTTATTTGCGTTCACAAACATTAATatgaaacatattttaaaaaaaattttgcccaAAGTTTCCTATCTACtttcacaaaacccaataaaaaaaaaatctcaagacttttctcaaatattctcaaccattcttattttttttttttatccaaacaagTCCATTGGGTATTAGCTGTAATGTTGAAATCTTATTGTGGAATCTTTTTGTCAGCTAATGCATTACTCGAGATTTATATGTCTGCATCTATATTAATGCCATGAAGATGAATGTGAAATAATGCCTTCCTATGGTGTGATTTTTCATACTTATCAAGAGAATGGTATGATTTATCATTGCATATGCATTGATATGTTAGTGTTTGTTGCACGTGGGGTTTCATGGTTGCCTTTTCGGTTCCTCATAATACTTGCTGACTAAAAGTTACATGGCCATGGAGACTTGGGCTCAAATCCTGGCAGCTACATAGATCATACTTTTCCACATTACTTGcgtataaaaaatatgtaggcACATGGTATTTGATGCGCTGAGAAAGTGACATGCAGCTTAGATACTTAACCTGATCTAGTTCACACCTAGGTGAGTGTGGACCCTTGTATGCGCCTGATCTAGTTCACGTCTTGGTGAGTGTGGATCATTGTATGGCCATGATATCTGGAATTATGTAACTTCAGTAGCCATTaattaaggcctcatttggatgttgagatgagatgcaaaatctttgaatagtaatgaaattatttgagttaagttgttttatggggttttgggaaaagagagagaataagttgaataaagatattataaagttaaaatattgttagaatataattttctaatattattttgttttgggatttgaattgttttttgtattttttttagaagtttagaaaggttgtaatgattaggtaatgattatatgaaaaagttaaagatttgaaattgaaatgtgtgTGTTTTGAGTGTATTTCTCATgtcaactcaacattcaaaccaGCCCTTAACCTTTATGCTGAAGTTGGCTAAGCGCCCTGTTTATATTGCTACAATGATTCATATATAAATGACATTTCCTTTTTAGTCATTAAAGGCCTGTTTGGGAACATAACTGTTCTCAggtattttcagatattctcaaatatttcattctcaaacatcactcaaacacaaaaaaaaaattcaatttcaaatcttcaactttttcatctaatcattatctaatcattacaactttttcaaacttccaaacaaaacacaaaaaacaataccactttttcaaaattcaaaacaaaaataatattaaaaaattatattcatacaattttttaactttatagtatttttattcaaattgttctccctcctttcccaaaacccaataaaacttcttaactcaacctatttcaatactattcatgAACTATTTCACTGCTATTCACAGATATTCAGAGGTATTCTTAGTATCCAAACAAGCCTTAATATATTAGGCTTAGTTTGCCAAGAGTTCCATTTCTGCTTTCATATAACAATGTCTCTATAATGACCTTAAAAATACTTGTAGCCTTGATTTTTATTCTGACCTTTATATGTGATTTGAAAATAACCACCACTGCAAAGCCTCTACATAAATCATTGATGCTAATTCCATTGAGTTTTCTATCTTAAACAAGGGATCACCCTTTTGTCACTGCTGTTCTCATGCTGATAGTACAGTTTATATATCACATAACTTTTTTATTGGTCGACTGCTTATTCCATTAATTCTAGTGATAAAAGTGTTTTATGATTCTGCTTATAGTAATTGGTGGATTGTCAGTTATAACAGGTCTGTCGAATTgagtttttttcctcctttctaATTGTGTGCGAACGATCATATATACACCGTGGCAATACATCCCTATATTTGCCACCTTAATCGTTAATGTTTTCCTTTTACctgccatcttccacacaaatTTCAGGTTGGCTGAGAAAGGCAGTGCATAAGCTATGGTTCTTGACAGCATTCTAGCTTCTCCTCATCGTAGGTCACCATCATTCAGGAAGCAATTCCCGCGGGATGATCCATTGAGCTGGGCAACACTCCTCCAAAGGCACCGTTTTCTCTTAACAGCTCTAGCTCTCCTGGCATTCCTATGCACTGTTTATCTTTATTTTGCTGTCACGTTGGGGGCTACTGGGTCATGTTCTGGTTTGACCGGAGCTCAGAAAGCATTGTGTCGTCTGGAGCATGCAAAGGCTTCGGTGGCTAAGGGAAAATTGAAAATCCTTTGACAAGGGGATGAAAATGAATAGTTGGAAAGTTTTTACCTTCATTGGTTCTTCttatttataaagagatttaATTAGATATACTATTAAGTTGTAACAGTTGTTGTACTGATTTTGAACTCAATGGTCCGGAGATGGCAGTGAAATCCGATTAATTACATACAAGAAATGTATcaagattttcattttgaaacTATGTGTAACAACGTTGGTTTGAAGGAGCTGATGCTATTTCGTTTGAAGAATCATTACGACCAAAAATTCCGCTTGTAATTTAcgattttatggagttttgattgGGAAACAGAGAATGGAAACTATTGATTGAAGAAAGACTAAGGTGGTCTGTGATGGAGAAACAGAAAATGCCAAATAACTATGTGTGCGAAGTgcaatttatttgaattttttttttcttcactattgttcgCATACGTTTGATCATAGATTATTCAATTGAGGCAACTTCTAGCAAACGATTGAAGAACCTTCAAATAACTAAAATTCACTAACTTCAATTCCTCAGAAAACTAATGGCTTCTGATATCAACCGAGTAGAGTTCTTAACTTTTCTTCATCCAATACGTTTTTCAGtcgatgggaaaaaaaaaattaaggcctTAGGGTTATTGTTACTGCAAGATGGTACGTTCGGAGGGACGTTTTGTTgaccttttcattttcttcctttgtttaGCTTGTTATCTTCTTAACATATCTTAAGAGCTTGATTCTAAACCTTGTTTATGTCATGACGGGCGCTTGACAGCAGAACCCACTCTTTCTACGGctaaacctctctctctctctctctctctcacacacacacacacacgcacacacataaAAAGCAAGCAAAGCAGAGACTGGCGCAGCAATGGCGAGCCCAGAAGATGAAGCGAAGCTCGAACGATTCCTCCAGTGGTTACAGGTTTCCATTTCCTCTTTCCACGTTTTGTTCCCGATAAATCAGAAGAACCCTGTCCACCACccacaaagaagaaaaacatgtaGCAAGATTTTATCTTTTGCTTGTTTTTTCCTCGAATAACTTGGACTGGATTTCAGGTGAACAAAGTTGAACTACGGGGTTGTAAGATCAAATACTGTCATTCCAGCAAAGGGTTTGGTATTTTCTCAGCTAGTGGAGCTTCTGATGGTAATTCATATCTTCTAATCACCTTGTACATTCACAgaatacacatacatatatgatatatactgCCCAAACGGGTACTTTGTTAAAATTACATCTCCGTTTTTTTTGCTAGCtgaggaaatatttgaaaacagTAATAATACAAGTGGTTGGGAATCGTGGACTTCTTTTGAGTCTAAATGAAACTACGTAGATCATGGGGTGCAAAATTGGTTGGGAGTCGTGGATTTCTTTTGAGTCTAAATTTTCCTTGATTTGACAGTAGAAGCAAGAAAGGTACAATTGGCGTATCTTTTTCTCAGTTTAAGAGTGACCGAATTTGGGGGGAGTGGGATGAATTTGTGAAAactactttcttttctttcctccccGTCGTACAAGGTTCTTATGTGGGCACCTATTTGTCTGCTAGATATTTTAGGAAGAGCAGAAAAGTAACGGCTGAAGTTTTGGGATATGAAACCTAAGACAAGTCTGTGGCATAATGGACCAACTAATTTGAGATGAATCATACAATCCAAGATTGTAGCTTCATTAGTTTAAGCATAAGAAGTTCCTCAAAAAATTTTCCAGGACTTTGTTTGccaatttttttgataaaccaGTGTAAACATTACTGGGAACTGTTTCTATCAACTCTTCTCTTCAGCTGTTCATAAACGGAGGAAAAtagcttctttttttaaattgattttgaagaaaatttcaGGTGTTCTATTAGTTGTTCCACTAGATTTGGCAATAACTCCTATGAGAGTGCTGCAAGATCCTCTTCTTGGACCAGAATGTAGAGCAAtgtttgaagaaggagaagtaGATGACAGGTTCCTGATGATACTGTTCCTAACTGTGGAGCGCCTTCGTAAAAATACTTCATGGAAGCCGtatgtataatattttctttgttttagtcCCAATTAATGATTTTTACAAGTGGTGGGAAGCATTGAGGTGAGCTGATTGTATCAGGTATCTTGATATGCTTCCACTCACTTTTGGAAACCCACTTTATTTTACTGATGACGAGCTGTTGGAGCTGAAGGGAACGACACTTTATCGGGCCACTGAACTGCTGGTAAAATGATTTTTGGATGCATTTCCAATTCAGATGGGCAATTAATggttaattctttttttctaatgtGACATTTGGTGGAATTCCATTAAAAAGGGTGTCTGTGTTTATGCAATTACCACTGTAAATACAGGGATTCGTCTCTCTTTTATATTACTCTGGGACATCCCTTTAATGTTTATACTGGTGTATATGCATTAAGCTGAATTTCAATATACCGGGTATAGGTTGTGAAAGCTTGTATGGAACTAGCAGAAGCAGCTTGTTTAGAAGCTAAAATGGAATAATGGGGTTGATTTTCACAATgaagttgatatatatatatacatatatatagtttgtctATCCATGTCAACTAAAGATCCATAAGCATCTTGATATTGTTTGTTTGTGTCAACTTTAGCatttttatgtgtgtgtgtgcttaTTTGAACACACATTTGGATTAAGAAGGCTTTCTAAACTTCCATGTACAGCATATGTGACCAAAGACCGGTTTAACTGCAGAAGAAAGGGCTGCAGTCTTTATATGATAATAAAGTGAAGGGATTGGTGAAGAAACTTTTAACACTTGAAGGGAATTCAGAAAGGTGTGTGGCCCCTTATAGCATTGAAACTATATTAATAGGGTTTATTCAGTGAAGTGTTACTTGTTTATCAGAAGTGTGCCAacctatatatgtttttattctaGATTGTTGCACactgaatttttttattctattttcttaATATGACACATCTTGagttatttataaactaattatattttgatCTGTCTGCTGGAAGAGTTTCAAATTTTGACAACTCAATCAATATTGAATGTctgaacatttttttaataggtattTGTGTGTTTGGTAAATTTATCCATCAGCAGAATTATGGAATTCTTTTCAAGCTTGCTATACCCAGTGTTGTGAACTAATTGgtcttgatttttatatattttttaaaatatttttcttttatgtatatttttttatgttttaatttttagttattttatagttttatctttatttttactttttaaatatgtttattatatttcaaagaTCGTGAgtggtcaatggatgagcttagtaTTCTCTTATTTAACACTACTCCATTGGGTGATGTAATAGATTTCAAGGGTCTAATTGTTCAcgaattccttgtatctctagTCAATCAtccacttatcaaaaaaaaaaaaaaaaatctctaggCAATCATgcctaggtgttgctcttgtatgtGTTCcatgtacttggactatgcctatttctcatcaataaaattcttatttactgataaaaaatgttaatttttcatTAGTTGACTAGTGGCTTGCCATGTATAGATTTGTGCATGTGGCATGATGCGCAAATGGCCAGCCATAACctaacaatatttttggaaatCTGGTTACCACTTTTAAGTAGACCTAAGCCCAGGGAGTAATTACTATTCTTCCAatagttttatatgaatatGTCTTGAGTTGAGTTTGCTTTATAGATTTCAAAGGTTCGGAAACCGAAGCAATGATGGTCTGCAAATCCTgtaaactatataaatatagattttatattgaGTTGTACAATACCTACTCTTAGATCATGATCCATATGGTTTGACTCACTTGGTTTGCTCGGGCATTCACCAGCTTTTTCTTTATTGCCTGTAATCTATTTAATTTGCTCCAGAAATATTGAAGCcatttatcatcatcatttacTAAAACATATACAATTCTCTTTGCTTCTTTTTTCAGTGAGGTGTCCTTTGAAGATTTCCTTTGGTATGTACCTTTTTCTCAAAATACTCATATGATCTTTTGTCATAACAGGAATCCTGTCCTTGGTTTGCGGTTCATTGTGTTTTAAACTTTGTAGACTGATGTTGCACAATTATCTTGGTGCTAGGGCAAATTCCATATTTTGGACTCGTGCTTTGAACATTCCTCTGCCACATTCTTATGTATTTCCAAAAACTCAAGAAAAGGACAGTAACTTTGCTGTTAGCAAAGATTCTGAAGATTCCACTAAATACAGTGGAGATTTGGTCAGTGGAAAGGATGAAAAAGGTAAGTTTATGATGTCCTCTAACCattgcatatataattaaacaatTTGCTGGGTATCAGATCTGGTATTTCTTGGGTGTAAAATGTTCCCATCAAACTAATCTCCACGCCCAACGAGATGCACCAACA
Above is a genomic segment from Juglans microcarpa x Juglans regia isolate MS1-56 chromosome 1D, Jm3101_v1.0, whole genome shotgun sequence containing:
- the LOC121255132 gene encoding uncharacterized protein LOC121255132; this translates as MVLDSILASPHRRSPSFRKQFPRDDPLSWATLLQRHRFLLTALALLAFLCTVYLYFAVTLGATGSCSGLTGAQKALCRLEHAKASVAKGKLKIL